The genomic segment GCGCGTCGACGACGACCTTCTACGAATAAAAAGCCAGAACCCGGGAACCGGAAACCGCAAGTGGTTTGGAGCCGCAACGCGCGGCAAAAGTTTTCGCTCCCGCCCCTCGAATCGAGCTTGATTTCGCTTTCCCGGTGATTGTAGATTGCACGCGTCGGCCAACCCCTCGACTGGAGGAAGCGGAAATGACCAGATTTCCCACCGTCGATGCCGACGGTCACCTGGAAGAGACCCACATCGACTGGCGCGAGCGGCTCCCGGCGCGGTTCCGCGCCGCGGCGCCGGAGCGCCGCCCCGGCAACGACGGCCATACGCGGCTCTTCATCGAGGGCAAGCCGTGGCCGAAGCCGAGCGGTCCCGGGATCGGGATCGGCGGTCCCTACAACCGGCCGCACCCCCGCCGCGAAGGCATGAAGGATCCGCGGGCGCGGCTGATCGACATGGACAGCGAGCAGATCGACGTCGCAGTCCTTTTCGGCGGGAGCTTCGGGGGATCGATCCCGGCGCTGGAAGACGGCGAGCTCGCCGCCGAGTTGGCGCGGGCGCGCAACAGCTGGGTGGCGGAATACTGCTCGGCGAACCCGTCGCGCCTCAAGGGCACCGCAGTGCTCCCGCAACAGAATATCCCCGCGGCCGTGGCCGAGCTCGAGCGCGCCGTGACGCAACTGGGATTCGTCGGCGTCTCTTTCTTTCCCAACCTGCGCGGCCGTCACATGGGCGATCCTTACTTCTTTCCGATCTACGCCGCGGCCGAGCGACTGAACGTACCGATCTGCGTCCACATGTTTCTCGGCCGGTATGGCTCCGAGGCCACGGGGACGATGCGTGTCGACAATTTCTTTTACTCGCACCTCTTCGGCCACGTCTTCGAGCAGATGATCGCGCTTTCGGTAGTCGTCGGCGAGGGGTTGCTGGACCGTTTTCCGAAGCTCCGGTTCGTCTTTCTCGAATCGGGCTGCGGCTGGGTGCCCTACTGGCTCAACCGCCTGGACGAGCATTTCGAGATCCTCGGGGTCCAGCTGCCCACGCTCAAGACCGAGCCCAGCCGGTTGCTGGAGCGCGGCCAGATCTATTTCTCCTGCGAGCCCGACGAAACCGAGCTGGCGCACGCGGCAGAAGCGATCGGCGACGACTGGATCGTCTTTGCATCGGATTACAGCCATTTCGACAGCCGCTATCCCGGCGCTTCCCTGCCGATCGTCAACCACACGGCGCTGAGCGACGCTTCCAAACGGAAAATCCTCAACGACAACGCCCGCCGTCTTTACCCGCTCGACTGACGCGGGCGCCTCGCGGAGGTGCAGATGGACCGCCGACTCGATCGCCTGGAACGACGGCCCTCCGGCCAGTCCCGCCGGCTCCTCGCGTGCCTCGCCGTGGTGGCGGCGTTTCTCCCGCTCCGAGTCGCCGCCGAGAACGTGAAAATCGGCGTGCCGTCGTTCACGGTCACCACGATGCCGCTCGCCGTGGCGCGCGAGCAACGCTTCTTCCAGGAAGAGGGGCTCAACGTCGACCTCATCCTGATGGCCGCCGCGCTGAACATCAAGGTGCTGCTCAGCGGCGACATCCAGTACGCCACGACGGTGGGGTCCGGGGTGGTCGCCGCGGTGCGGGGCATCGACACCCGGGTCGTGATGTGCTTCGTTGACCGGCCGCTGCTGGATCTCGTCGGGACGCCCGACATCGGCGGTATCGCCGACCTCAAGGGCAAGCTCCTCGGCATCTCCTCCCGCGGCGGCCTGCACGACGTCACCATGCGCAGCATCCTGGCCAGGTCGGGGATCGATCCGTCGCAGGTGACGATGCTGGCGGTCGGCGCGCAGGGTAACATGCTCGCCGCGCTCCAGGCGCGGCGCATTGCCGCGGGGCTCCTCAACCCGCCGCACAACTTCATCGCCTACCGCGAGGGCTTCAAGCCGCTCGGCTTCGGCGGCAACTTCGTCCGGCTCCCGAGCACCGGTCTGGTGACGATGAAGGAGACCATCGAGCGCTCTCCGGACCAGGTGCGCCGCGTGATCCGGGCGCTCGCGCGCGCCCGGGCCTTCGCCCGCGCGAACAAGCCGGCAACCGTCGCCATCCTGAAGCGCTTCCTGCGGCTGGAAGACGACGACCTGGTGTCGAAGATCTACGACTACCACAAAAAGGCCGAGACCCCGGACGGCAGGATCGACCCGGAGCTGATGCGCACCGTGATCCGGGAGACCCGGCTCGCCGAGGGGATCACGCGCGAGATCGACCCGAAACAGGTCTTCGACTTCTCGCTGATCGAGCCCGCCCGCTAGCGCAACCGCCCGGCTTGACAGGCGGCCCGGTCCGCGATATGCCCCGATACCCGAGTCCGAACAGGAGGTGGCGCGATGGTTCAAAGGATGATGGCGACAGTCAGTCTTTTCGCTCTCGCGGCTCTGCTCGCCGTGCCTGCGGAGGCGGGCGCGGCCCAGGCCCGGACCAAGATCCGCTATGCCCTGGGCGACGTGGTCTCGATCGACGAGTTGCCGCTGCTGATCGCCGCCGAGCGCGCCAAGGCGCGCGGCGTCGACGTGGAGATCACGTCCTTCAAGAACGAAGAGCTCGCGACCCAGGCCGTGATCAACGGTCAGGCCGATGTCGGCCAGGGAACCCCGTACGCCGCGGTGCAAAAAGCGACGGTTCCGATCCGCTTTTTCTTCCAGCTGAGCGCGCTGCAGTTTTTCCCGGTCGTCAACAAGGAGAGCTACAAGAGCTGGAAGGACCTCGACGGCCAGGAGATCGCGGTGCACGCGCGCGGCTCGGGGACCGAAGCGATCATGATCCTGATGGCCAAGAACCACGGCATCAAGTACAAGAACATCAGCTACGTCCCGGGATCCCAGGTGCGCGCTCTGGCGTTGCTCAAGGGCAACATCAAGGCCACCATTCTCGACGCCCCTAACAAGAACCTGGTCATGAAGGAGGCGCCGGACAAGTTCATCGTGCTGCCGCTGGGAAACGTCAAGGCGAGCGACGAAGCGCTGTTCGCGACGCGCGCGTTTCTCGATAAGAACCGCGCCGCGGTCCGGATCTTCCTCGAGGAGCTGATCAAGGTCAATCGCGCGATCAACAAGGACCCGGCCTGGATCGTCGAGGAACGGAAGCGCCTGGGGCTTCTGAAGGATCTTCCGGCCAAGCTCGAGGGGGAAATCCTGCCGTTTTAC from the Candidatus Zixiibacteriota bacterium genome contains:
- a CDS encoding amidohydrolase family protein; this translates as MTRFPTVDADGHLEETHIDWRERLPARFRAAAPERRPGNDGHTRLFIEGKPWPKPSGPGIGIGGPYNRPHPRREGMKDPRARLIDMDSEQIDVAVLFGGSFGGSIPALEDGELAAELARARNSWVAEYCSANPSRLKGTAVLPQQNIPAAVAELERAVTQLGFVGVSFFPNLRGRHMGDPYFFPIYAAAERLNVPICVHMFLGRYGSEATGTMRVDNFFYSHLFGHVFEQMIALSVVVGEGLLDRFPKLRFVFLESGCGWVPYWLNRLDEHFEILGVQLPTLKTEPSRLLERGQIYFSCEPDETELAHAAEAIGDDWIVFASDYSHFDSRYPGASLPIVNHTALSDASKRKILNDNARRLYPLD
- a CDS encoding ABC transporter substrate-binding protein, yielding MVQRMMATVSLFALAALLAVPAEAGAAQARTKIRYALGDVVSIDELPLLIAAERAKARGVDVEITSFKNEELATQAVINGQADVGQGTPYAAVQKATVPIRFFFQLSALQFFPVVNKESYKSWKDLDGQEIAVHARGSGTEAIMILMAKNHGIKYKNISYVPGSQVRALALLKGNIKATILDAPNKNLVMKEAPDKFIVLPLGNVKASDEALFATRAFLDKNRAAVRIFLEELIKVNRAINKDPAWIVEERKRLGLLKDLPAKLEGEILPFYKEAVQNGVFPDDGGGESAAKNDLEFYSLSGAIKGENLKVEDFWYLAPLKEALASLK
- a CDS encoding ABC transporter substrate-binding protein, encoding MDRRLDRLERRPSGQSRRLLACLAVVAAFLPLRVAAENVKIGVPSFTVTTMPLAVAREQRFFQEEGLNVDLILMAAALNIKVLLSGDIQYATTVGSGVVAAVRGIDTRVVMCFVDRPLLDLVGTPDIGGIADLKGKLLGISSRGGLHDVTMRSILARSGIDPSQVTMLAVGAQGNMLAALQARRIAAGLLNPPHNFIAYREGFKPLGFGGNFVRLPSTGLVTMKETIERSPDQVRRVIRALARARAFARANKPATVAILKRFLRLEDDDLVSKIYDYHKKAETPDGRIDPELMRTVIRETRLAEGITREIDPKQVFDFSLIEPAR